TTTCCAACACACCCGCAAATTGAGGTGTGCGTGCCTGCATCCATCTCATTTACATGCTCATGAATCATTCATAAGTGACAccttgtgcacacacacacacttctgctGTGGGCAGTGTTCTGATGAGGTGTTGGAAGTCTTTTTCAGACAAAGGCAGCCGCGAGTAAAGGAGCTGCCCTCAGGGCCAGCAGCTTTCCATACCTCTCATTTGCACTTGGAACAGGTTAGATTGGGGTTTTGCGAGGTCAGGGTTAGGTCAATTCTTGACTCGGATCCTGATGTTGACCCTTTGAACTCTGTCTGATCATGGAGCGAAGGGGCGGGTTACTCCATGCCTTGTTCCCTGAACACATGCATGTGTTCTTCTTCTCTGCCTTCCCAGCAACATGGAAGCGTTAGGAAGCACGATTTCTCCTCGCGCTAATTCTCCGACAACAAAGGCTCCTCTGTGTGCAAAGAAAGGCTCAATTAGCAGCGGGGGCCGCAGCACGCTTAAGTGGCTTTGACAGAAGCAGCCAGGCCAAAAcggcactgaaaagaaaaaaacacatttataaatCTCTTTTTGCAAAGTGCTTTAAAATTCAAACCAATCCAAGTTAAACATTCAGCCTGAATATCATTAAGCTTTTCATTCAACCAATTCGTTTGTAAAACTATCAAGGGTTCAGAAAGTTACGAGTATTTTAATGGAGTAAATCACCCTACTCACCGCCGACTAGAGCGCAGCGCAACAGAGGCGTTTTCTGTTCCAACATGGCCGACCAGTGGCGACGCCGCCTGTAGGCACCTTGACAGACGCGCGGGGGCGCTCCAgctgggggaggaggaagaggaggatgctTCTTCCTCATCCCAATTCCAATTCCACACACTCGTCTCGCTCAGCAGAGTTGGCCTGACGTTCACACGAGCAGGAGATAGTGGCCGAACCGAATGCTCCTCACCCGGGAGCTGCCAAGTTACACCACGCGActacttgctttctttttcactttttcctGGGAATGTCGTTGAAGTTGTTTCAGCGAAGCAGGATGTGAGCACTTTTCTTTTGGAAGTAGCTAAACCACGGGACGGGACGACGGGACGAAGGTAAGTCCACACGCTTTGTCCAGTAAATAGTCCGCTCCTTCTCAAGCGAGCGGCGCCCCGTACTCCAAGCACAAATCATGCAATTTAGTGTCCAACCGGACTTAGCCGAGGGACGGTCGACTCGCCGAACCAAACTTTAGCTGATCCACCAACTAGTGAGAACTTTGGAATTTCCGGCATGTGTTTGACCTTTTGAATTGTATTGTGCGAGCGTGTACGATGATCTtttggaagcacttttgaGACAGGTGCTGCTACTTTTAACGCAAGGAGCGGCTGCTGCCTttcgtttgtttttgctgctgctgccgttcgtttgtttttgctgctgcCTTTCGttcgtttgtttttgctgctgtTTGCCTGCGAGCTCTTGTGGTGTGAACTTCGGCACGAATACCGATggcttttctttgctttgggTTATGTGCAGCACGCCAACCTGGAGGTGCAGGCGCCTTGCCTGCTGTTTAACAAGGCGACCTAGATgcgtgcgtttttttttttttttttttcccttcaagcCGATCTGGCACGAGGGGACGAGTGGAATGTGTCTGGGACCAATCAGTACGCAGAACATCTGGAGCCTCTCACAGGCTCCGTGGGCCGATCCTGTTGAGCAAGTCTGCAAAGAGAAAGCCAACACCTCACTTGATTGCACCACTCCACATCGCTCAATAAAATGCCAATAAAATCCTTAAAAGAGCAGCAAGTTGTCacgtagtttaaaaaaaaaaaaaaaaggataggAATGTGGGCCAGATAAGGACTGTCCTTTTTGCTCTGATGGGTGACAGCTTTTCAGCCACATGTGAAATATGCACAATCTGGTGACTAGACGGTGGTGGATGTGGTGTCCAATCTGAAAATGTGGCTTTTATGATTGGCTGTCAATTTGGTAAAGACtgagaaatgaaaagaatgaGAAAATGTGGTTTGAATTTGTGAGTTGCTGGACCGGTGCAGTAGgagtctctctctccctccctccctactgtactttatgtttttcttttctgaggTGAGTCATGCGATGACAATTCGGCATCCAGCAGTTGTTTTTGCGACAAGATGAGGAAAATGATGCAAGACGGAACACTGGCAACGTTTGTCACACAGGAAGCCAGCGGGCAGCAAGGTCGCCGAGGTCAGAGAACGGTTCCCTCTCGCTTTGCTTCCACAACGCCGCTTTGACTCGATGCCACGCTAGTTAGCATTGATGTGCTACTAGTCCAGCACTAGGAGAATTTTTCGAATGGCAACACGTTGGCCCTTAGCACAAAAAAGGGAAGTGTGagcctttgtgtgtttgcacatcagtggcgtgtgtgtgtttgtccctTTATTTGGTTTTCCTGCAAATGTTCAAAGGTCGTGTTTGCATGTGAGGAAACTTGCCTCATGACCTTCAACCCCCTCGTAGTGTGAGTACGTTTGCCACGCACAACAGTCATCTGTCATCTGCGCGTGAATTTTTCAAGGCCGACtggagccaaaaaaaaaaatcttgctcCTGCGTGGAGCGTCCTGGTTGTAAACGCAAGTGCGCGTTTGAGGCGCTTCGCTAACGCTAACGTGATGTCTTCAAGCTGTtttggggggagaaaaaaaaaaaagctaggaGCACTTTGGCCTCTTAAGTTGAGCCATGTGTGATGTCAGCAAGCGGATGGCGCTTTGAGATACTCGCCACATCTTTTGAAGCGCTGCCCAGCTGCCAATAATGTTAAACGCTGGCGCTGAGCTGGAACTCAAACTATTCTGTCAACATTCCAAAATGGCCCCCTCCTAAATcggacaaaagtagtgctatGCTACCGTTTTGCTTACGAGAAGGAACGCGCTTGTTATTTATATtagatttatatttataaaatttatattatttattatagatTTGGGTGGAATTGaccttttttctgtttgtgtgtgtcaggaaggggaggggccGAGTCACTTGATGTCCCCGGAGCTCATCCCGCCCCAAAAGTGAGCAGGTGAgtgggatttctttttcaacaaGTCTCCCCCGCCTCCTTAAATGGTGGTCTTTTCTTCTGgcgcagctttttttttttttttcctcttttcttttccttcccttttttttcttgcctgtCACGTCTCGCCGGGATCACTTTTCACTTTGGCCCACAGAAGGTTCCCATGGCTGTTTGAACCCAAGAGTTTCACTTCGacaaagtagtgctttgccgcCATATTTGTTTGGTTAGTCCAAACATGCACCAGCTCGTGCGTGGCTCAGCAGCTGACAAGTTGAAAGTTGCCGTGTCagcaaaaagcattttttgtgcgtgttgtttattttgaacgCTTGTCTCATCCCAAGCGAGTGAGTCAGCCACCACCGCTGTGATCTGTCCCGCCGCCGGCTGCCAACTGGCATTAAAGCGTGTCGGCATGGGCTAATGCGCatttgtgcgcgtgtgtcaTTTGCACAACGTTCCCACAAGATGCTCGGCTTTGCGGACCTCCTCCGCGTCGCTTGTCAGCTGCCGTCAACGCAAACGTCGGGGGGGCAGCCCGCCATGCCTCGCTGTGTTAATTATGTAAATTGCTCATTAAGAAGCCGTATGTCGCCCACATGGAACGCACGCGGGCTGCAGAATGAGGTCAGCGGCAGCAAAGGAAAAGTTTTGGACTTTGCCAAGTGGTCAGAAAGGCCTCGGATTGCGGGCTTTTTGAAGCGGCGCTCCGAAAGTTGCGTTAGAATTTCTGCACCATGTAAGGTCGGTGCCTCTAGCGCCACCTTCTGGCCTTGAAAGCCTAGCGATGGCTGCTAGGCTTTGTGAAAAGCAGCCTTTAACTTTCCAAAACAGACAGCGAGTCTCTTGGGAAGGCGCGGCAAAGTTCTGCGTGCAATAAGCCCCCACCCACCCGGGTCGTGACCTCCCAAAGAGGCTCCCTCAGGAAGTTGTTGACGGCCATCCACGCAGGAAGTGGACTTCCTCTCCCCGCTGTCATCCCGCAAGCATTTTGTAGagccctttatttatttatttatttttttcttgcttcttAAAGTTAAAGCACTTTTTGCGAACGTCTTCTGCGAAATCATCAAAGAATGCAACCATTTTTATTGGAAGTGATAGAAGAGCATAGATGGAAAGCTAAGTTGGCTCCAGTTTGATGGCGGTGTCGTCAGTGTCGGGCCCTCTTTGTCCCGCGGGCTGGCTCGGCTCTTTGTGCCCGGCCCGCCTGTGCCCCGCTGGCACCATTGTGTCCCCTGTGGGGTTTTCATTTCACGCGCTCGTCGTTTTCTTCTGACAAATTAGTCCTCGCGTGTTGAAGATTCACTCCTCAAATTTTGCCTGCCGCTGGTCGTTTTTTGACGCGTGTCAATTGTTGGATTGTAAGTGGCTCTAAGAAAGAACCTTGCGGGACACCCCAAGTTCAATCAGATCTCTTGTCTGTTTATCTTTGAGCAGCTGCGATGGCGCGCCGCTGGGCGTGGCCGTTCCTGGTCACCGCGGCGAGCGTGCTCCTCTACGTCTCCTGCGCCAAGAACCCTGAGTTCCACTCCGACACGCTCATCAACAACGTGGTCCAAGACCCCCGCACGGGGCGGCTGTACGCGGGCGCCGTCAACGCCCTCTACCAGCTGTCGGCCGACCTTCTGGCGGAAGCCCGCGTGGAGACGGGACCCCGGCGGGACAACCGGCAGTGCACGCCGCCCGTGACGGACACCTGCGAGGACGCGGTCGAGACGGACAACCACAACAAGCTTCTCCTGGTGCACGGCGCCGAGGACAGGCTGGTGGTGTGCGGCAGCGTCTTCAGGGGCATCTGCTCGCTGCGCAACCTCAGCAACGTGGAGCACGTCATCTACTTCAGCGACAACAAAGGCGAGAAGTCGTACGTGGTGAGCACCGAGGAAAGCGTCTCGGTGGTGGGCGTCATGTCCTACTTCACCAAGGAGAGAGACAACTTCACCGTCTTCCTGGTGAGGAGCCGCTCCAGTCAAATTCTTTGGCAACCGCCCACCTGAATGCTCCTCCCGCCCCGACGCTAGGTCGCTAAAGGCTACGGCAGCCACGACAGCACCAAGCTGATCTCCACGCGCATCCTGCGGGACTACGGCGAGTGGAACATCTTCGAGAACATCATCGACGCCTCGGCCGTGCAGGCCAACTCCTTTGTGCTGCGCTACCTGCACAACTTTCGCTTCGCCTTTAAGGACGGCCCTTTTGTCTACTTCCTGTTCTCGCGCACGCTGGGCGTGCAGGACACCAAGAACTTCACCTTCATCTCGCGCATGTGCCAGGACGACCAGAGTTACTACTCGTACACGGAGCTGCAGCTCAACTGCAGCGCCGACAACCACTTCAATAAAGTTCAGGTATTTGGCTCCTTTTGAAAGAGCCACTTCCGCTACGACGTCATCTTAACGGTGAATCTGCCGCAGGCCGCCTACGTGACGACACCGGGCGAGGTTCTGGCTCAGAATCTGACGCGGTCGGGCAAGTACGGGCACATCCTGGCTTCCGACAAGGTTCTCTTTGTCACCTTCACTTCCGACGAAGACCCGAGCATCTCGGCCATGTGTAGGTCTCCTTTCCCGATCGCTAGCGCCGGCAACTTGAGTGTTGTGCTCCTTGCTGTGTTTGCCAGGCATGTACCCTCTGCGCGCCATCAACACCAGGCTGCTGGAGATCATCAGCGCCTGCTACAGCGACGGCGGCCTCATCCACGACAGTCCGGCCGTCTACTCGCCGTACTCCACCAAGTCGGGCGGTCTGTGCAGCAGCAACAATCAGGTAAGCCTTCGGAGAGTTAGCGCTTTGACACgttgtcattttttctttttttgcttttgccgACCTCAGCACAATAGGGGGGCCAAGTTCAAGTGCGGCGCCGAGTTCCTGCCGTCGCCGCTGGCCGGCAAAGCCGACGTGGCCCTGGTGGCCGAGCCCTCCCTGATCCGCAAGGGCGTCATGACCGCCGTGGCCGTTTCCGTGGAGATGGGCCACGCCGTGGCCTTCCTGGGCACGGCCAACGGAGAAGTACGTCGCGCtcaatttgtcttttgttcaacaaaaaaaaaaccttttccGTTTTGTTTTCCAGGTGCTCAAGTTGCATCTGTCGGCCCACCCGGAGCTTTACGGGCGGGCGTCCAACGAAGTGACGGGCGACAAAGTCAACAAGGACCTGCTGCTGGATTCTCAGCTGCAGCACTTGTACATCGCCAGcgggaagaaggtgctctccGCATTTCACACCTCTGTCGCCGCTGACAACCAACGTTGCTCTTTATCGCTGGGTCATGAACTTAGATGTCCAAGGTTCCCGTGCAATCGTGCCACCTGAAGACGGACTGCCAGTCCTGCATGTCCCTCAAGGATCCCTACTGCGGCTGGTGTGTTTTGGAGGGAAGGTAGGCCAAAGCGCTTTAGCTTAGCGCCTCAGCTTAGCGCTTTAGCTTTGCACCGCACTCGTCCGTCGCAGGTGCACCAGGCAGCAGGAGTGCGGCAGGTCGTCGGTGGAGAACACGTGGCTGTGGTCGCCCAATCAGCAGTGCGTGGAGATTCGGGCCTTCGACCCGCCGAGCCTCAGCTGCCACAAGACGCAGCAGGTGCGGCCGTATTTTGACGGGGTGGCGGCGGCGCCCAAAGCCACCAAGCGACCGTGGTTTGCTTGTCCTTCCCCAGGTGGACATCAGCGTTCCGGCGCTGCCGCGGCTCCGGCAGTCGGACGGGCTGCGCTGCCTCTTCAACGGGTCCCTCAGCGGCGGCGTGGTGATGGGCAGCCCGGCCGTCGTCATCTGTTCCCTGCCGGACCCCGCGGACATCCCGCCCACGCCCGAGCATCAAGGTAAGCAGGACGTCATTTCTCAGAACTCGGAACGACTTTGACCCGCTTTGTGAGTTTGAAAGTGGCTCTAAGAAAGAACCTTGAGGGACACCGGCAGATGTTCGCTTATGCCACGCATTTGCCCGTGTGTTCAGACTACGTGTCGATCCCCGTGCAAATTGTGGTGAACGACAAGATCGTGGTGACGTCGGGACGATATCGCTTCTACAACTGTTCGGCGACGGTCCGGAAGAATCCCAACACGCCGTGAGCCCACTCGCAAACGCAGACACCCGTATGGCGTCGTTTGTGGTTGGACGCGTCCGTGCCTTTCAGGTGCATCTCCTGCGTGACCAGCGAGTGGGGCTGCCAGTGGAACGCTCGAGAGCACCGATGCAGCGACACGGACGGCGCGGCGGACGCCGGCCACATCATCAAACCTCAACAGGTTggaccttccttccttccttccttccttccttccttccttccttcgcAACGGCGTACGAGCGAATTTGACCTTGTTGTCTTTGCGCCGGTCCAAGCCGGAGCGCTGTCCTCAGTTCGAGTCTCCGGAGCCGCTGCTGATCCCCGTGGGCTTCGAGGTCCCCATCAGCTTCCGGGGAAGCAACCTCGACATCTACTCGGTGAGGACGCGGCTCATTTGACCGAAATGCGTCGAGCTTTGCCGAAGATTAAAAATGGATGTCGCCGTCAGGGCCGCAAATTCGTGATGGGCACGGAGCTGATGAAGGAAacggaggaggaggtgatgcAGGAGCCCGGCTCCAACTTTCGATTTCGAGGATATGAGGTAACCACCTCCCGAAGTTcttctgcttttatttgatCTTGGACTCTGTTGACATTCATATTTCCAGTCTATTTACTTTTCATCCGGCACCGCAATGCTTAGAATAACTAATAggcttgaaaaatgaaaagtgatgCGACAGCGCCCCCTGCGGGCTGACACGACTTTAAGCTCTTTTCTTCACCGTCCGCCCCGCTAAGCGTGCAAACGgacgtttgactttttttttttgggtttgcTGTTATTCCGCTTTGACGGATGAGCCGACCTTTGCGAGAAAATGCCGAGTCATCGATCGTCCGCTCCCAAATCTCTGTGATGGATTGCATttctgattgtgtgtgtgtgtgtgcatgcgtgggCAGTTTTCCTACAGCGAACGGCAGGAGGTGAACGTTTCCTTCCATGTCATCGAACGGGACACCAAGCGCAAGATTGACAGCACGCTCAcaggtgagggagggggggaggtcGGCGGGAAGGAAAATGTCGCCACCGCCGCCTTCAACGTGTCTTGGTGTGTTTGACAGTGACGGTGTACAACTGCTCGGTGTCCCGAGCCGACTGCAGCCTGTGCAAGCACGCCGACGCCAAGTACCATTGCGTGTGGTGCGCCGCCTCACGGGCCTGCGTCTACCGCCACTTGTGCCCGGCGCCACCGCCCGCCTTATGCCCCGCCCCTCAGATTACCGACGTAAGGCGACGCCTTCGCTTCTCCCCCCCTTCCCTGTGCGCTTTGACGGTTGCGCTTTTCAGATCGTCCCTCGCTTCGGGCCGCTGAACGGCAGCATCTCGGTGACCATCAGAGGTTCCAACATGGGCATCAAGCAGGCTGACGTCAAGCGCATCAGCGTGGCCGGCGTGGAGTGTCGCCACCTGCAAGACAAATATTCCGTCTCCACCAGGTATTGATGGACAGAAAAAGTCCTCACCCCCCTGTTCAAGCGCTACATCTTAGCATCTTCGCTTTCGCCGTCAGCGTGGTGTGCGAGATCGGGCCGGCCAAGCGCCCGCCGCCGTCCGACCTGCCGGTGGAGTCGAGCAACAGCGGCGTGGTGGAGGTGGAGGTGGACGGAGGGCGCACGGGAAGGTCTCAGGTGCTCTTCACCTATCGGGTGAGTCCACCGGATGGCCGTCTCGTTGTCCAGGCAGAGTGGAAAGCCGGTGTCCCTTTTGTTCAGGACCCCAAGCCGGACGCGGTGCATCCCGCCAAAGGCCCGGCGGCCGGCGGCACCGTCATCACCATCGGCGGGCGAGACCTGGACACGGCCTCCCAAGATGATGTCACCGTCTCGGTGGGCGGAGTCCCGTGTCGAGTGTGAGCGCCCGTTGACAAAGAACGTTTGCTTGGACGTGAAAGCGGCAGGCAAAATCCACCTTTGCTTCCCCGTCAGTCTGTCCTTCGGCGACATCATCACGTGTAAGACGGGAAAATACCGCGGGCCCAAGGTTCCGTCCGACCCGCTGGCGGTGAAGGTGAACTACGGGCGCAACACCAGCAAGGAGGTGGCGGCGGCCTTCCAGTACGCCGACAACCCCAAGATCGCCGACTACTCGCCCAAGTCCAGCTTTGTGTGGTGAGCGCCTGGGACGCCGTCCGGCTTTGTGGTCTTTGGCGCTTTGCGTGAGCTTTTGTCGCTGGCTCAGCGGCGGGCGGCGCATCGTCGTGAGGGGAAGCGGCTTCCATCTGATCCAGAGGGCCACGTTGAAGGTGGCGCCCGTCGCCGATGACTTCTCGCAGGACACCGCCACCGTCGAGGTAACCCCACGTCCGgcgtccctccctccatctcgCCGTGGGTGCCTGAAGCGTTTGTCTCCAGTTTGCGCAGGAGTCGCTGAGCAAGAACGACAGCGTGCTGGAGTTCCTGTCGCCGGCGGTGATCTGGAGCGACAGCCGCTCGCTGCGCGCCGTCCTGCTGCTGGACAACGCCGAGGAGGAGCTCAAGGCCTTCAGCTACCACCCCGACCCCACCTTCAACGAGCTCCCCAAGACCGTCCTCACCGAGACCAGCGTCATCATCGTCACCGTGAGTCAGCGCCTTTGCGGTCCGCGCTCGTCCTCCTTTGCCGTCCGCGCTCGTCATCGGCTCCTTCTGCCGAGCGCAGGGTCGAGGCTTCGCCAAGGCCATGACGGCGCTGGAGGCGCAGGCCTTTGTCGGGGACGCTTTCTGCAACGTCAGCATCCTTCAGGTAAGGAGCCCATTTGCGCCATCTGGACTTGCGATGAGGCGTCACGCCCCCTTGTGGACGGTGACAGGACGACAAGTTGATCCTGGACGCGCCGTCGTCCCAGCCCCGCGCTCGATCTAAACGCCAACGGCGAGATGCTGCCAACGACCCTCTGGAGCTGGTGGTAAGCACTCGCTCGCCATGCGTGACCCTTTGGACGTGCTGCCCGCGTGACACCTCCTCGCCCAGGTGAAGTTCGGTCACGGTGAGTGGGTGGTGGGCTCAGTCTACTACCCGTGGAAGGATGACATCCCCCTGGCCATCATCATCCCCGCCGTCGTGGTGCCCATGCTGCTCTTCATCGCCGTGTCCGTCTACTGCTACAGGTGAGGGCGCCGCACctcgctgccgccgccgccaccgcctcaCTTCCTCTCACCGCAGGAGGAAGAGTCAGCAGGCCGAGCGCGAGTACGAGAAGGTCAAGCATCAGCTGGAGAATTTGGAGGAGAGCGTGAGAGATCGCTGCAAAAAGGAGTTCACAGGTAGGCTCCAAACACGTGACCTTGAGAAGATGGAGAAAATGACCTTGTGGCCTTTCAGACCTGATGATGGAGATGGAGGACCAGACCAGCGAGCTGAGCGAGGCGCGCATCCCCTTCCTGGACTACAAGACGTACACGGACCGCAACCTCTTCCTGCCCTCCAAGGACGGCGCCGCCTCGGTGCTGGCGGGACGCGTGCGCTtcccggagtcccgcagggcCATCGTCACGCAGGCTCTCAACCAGTTCTCCAACCTGCTCAACAGCAAGCCCTTCCTCATCAACGTCAGTCACGCTTCCCGTTTGCCTGCGGAGCAGCTTTGGAGcggcttttctttctcttccgTAGTTCATCCACACGCTGGAGAGCCAGCCGGACTTCAACGCGCGCGCCCGCGGCGATTTTGCCTCCCTCCTGACGGTGGCGCTGCACGGCAAGCTGGTCTACTACACCGACATCACCAGGACGCTCCTCCTGGAGCTCATCGACGAGCACGTGAACAATAAGAACCCCAAGCTCATGCTCAGGAGGTCGGAGACGGTGGTGGAGAGGATGTTGTGCAACTGGATGTCCGTCTGTCTCTACCAGTTCCTCAGGGTGaagcgcgcacgcacgcacgcacgcacaattTGTGTTAGCATAGCCACTTGATGGCGCCATTTTGGCGTGTTGCAGGATAGTGCCGGTGAGCCACTTTACAAGCTGTTGAAGGCGCTCAAGCACCAGGTGGAGAAAGGACCTGTGGACGCCAAGGTCAAGAAGGCCAAATACACGCTCAACGACACGGGGCTGCTGGGAGACGACGTGGAGTATTCCGTGCTGGTCAgtcagacctttccacacaaattggaaaacaaaagaggaCAAAACATTGGCCGTTAGCTTAAGGCTAACATATCAAGCAAAACCCCATAGGCAAGCTAATGGAAGTTAGCGTCACCTTTGTTTGGTTTTAGACCCTGCAGGTGCTGGTGCACGGCGAAGGTCCAGATGTGACGCCGGTGAAGGTTCTGAACTGTGACACCATTTCTCAGGTGGTCCATTCGAACTTCTCCTTCATTTGATTGGCTCCTTACTTTTCATTGACTGACGGACCGACGTTTGCTCCACTGCACAGGTGAAGGAGAAGATCATCGATCAAGTGTACAGGAATCTTCCGTACTCGCAGAGGCCAAAAGTGGAGAGCGTGGCGCTCGGTAAtcatattgattgattggttgattgcCGAGCAGCGTTTTTGATCGATTGGATCGTTACGGTCCAGAGTGGCGTCCCGGCTCCACGGGTCAGATTCTGTCCGACCTTGACCTGACGTCGCAGAAGGAAGGACGCTGGAAGAGACTCAACACTCTGGCTCACTACAACGTAAGAATATTGGTGATGAGGTCATCACGCGACCCGAGCGATGACATCACGTGTGTGCTCCCGGCAGGTTCGGGACAACGCCACGCTGGTTCTGTCCAAGGTTTTGCACACGCAGTCCTTCCACCAGCACCCGGACAACTTTGAAGAGCGTAAGCATGCGCCTGCGCTAGGCTGGCGCGTCCCAACGGGAGTGGCTAACcgtgcggcggcggcagggAACGCCCTGCTGGAGGACGACAACACCTTCCACCTGGTGCGGGCGGCCGACGAGCTGGACGAGGTCAAGTCCAAGCGAGGCAGCATGAAGGACAAGTCCATGACCAAAGCCATCACGGAGATTTACCTGACCCGCCTGCTCTCCGTCAAGGTGCGGAACCCGAGCCAACGGTTGCTCTCGCTGGCTCGCTCGGCGCCTAACGCTGGACTGCGCCGGCCGCGCCTCCGCAGGGCACGTTGCAGCAGTTTGTGGACGACTTCTTCCGCAGCGTTCTGTGCTCCAGCGCCGCCGTCCCACCTCCCGTCAAGTACTTCTTTGACTTCCTGGACGAGCAGGCGCTGCGGCACGACAACGTGGACGAGGAGACGCTGCACATCTGGAAGACCAACAGGTGGCGCCGCCGGCTCACCCCTCGCGACAAACCCGAGGAGGGCCGGCCGGCTTTAACCCTGAGCTCGTCCTCAGCCTGCCGCTGCGCTTTTGGGTGAACATCCTGCGCAACCCCCACTTCGTCTTTGACGTGCACGTGAACGAGGTGGTGGACGCCTCGCTGCACGTCATCGCCCAGACCTTCATGGACGCCTGCACCAAGACCGAGCACAAACTCAGCCGGGTACGCCTCGCTGCAAAGCTCCATCTTTGCAGCTTGCCGACATCTGCTTGCGTTTGGCCCTCTAGGAGTCGCCGAGCAACAAGCTGCTCTACGCCAAGGAGATCTCCACCTACAAGAAGATGGTGGACGAGTGAGTCGCACGCTTACACAAAAAGAgctctcactcacacacagtgATGTTCCACATTTGTCTTGGGCAGTTACTACAAAGGAATCCAGCAGATGGTTCCCGTCAGCGACCAGGACATGAACACATACCTTGCTGAGGTGTCCAGGGTACGTACGAGCGTCTGCGCCTGCGCCTGCTGATGTGACAGTgcgcgcacgtgtgtgtgtgtgtgcagcaaCACACGGACGAGCTGAACACGCAGCTGGCCTTGCATCAACTGTACCAGTACGCCAGCAAATACTACGACGCGGTGAGAACGTAGCTCGGCCTCGGCTCACGCCGGCGTCGGAGAAGCTTTGACGCCTTTCCCGTTTCTCTGGCAGATCATTCGGTCCCTGGACGAAGACCCGGCCGCCCAGAACCGCCAGCTGACGCTACGACTGCAGCAGATCGCCGCCGCCCTGGAGAACAAAGTGACGGatctttgaaaagtcagaaGGAAAAATCATGAAGAAGCCACTGAGGTATTTTGGACCCATCGGAACTCAGCGCTGGCCCATGTTAGTTTTGATCCTGCGTGTGAGGCGCCTGCCTTCCCAATAAGTCACAGCAAATTGTGGACCTTCACAAAGCAAGTGTGACGATGCCTCGGACTGGAAAACGGAGAAACCAAAACACGCTGTGTTGAATCAAGACTGAATCGTGATCTTTTTTCACGtgcacttttgtttcttttatatGAATCGACTCtgtggtactttttttttggtgttataTCTTTGAAATGTGACACTTTGAAGGTTTTCTTGGTCGGTTCTGATATTCAGACGCATTTAGGAGCTCTTGACACGCATTTCTTCGATTTCTTTAGGGCTGGTCGAAGCAATCTAAGTTACACGTAGCCTCCTCAGACTTGCAAACACGCATTTTGTGGccataa
This genomic window from Syngnathus acus chromosome 23, fSynAcu1.2, whole genome shotgun sequence contains:
- the plxnb2a gene encoding plexin-B2a isoform X1 gives rise to the protein MARRWAWPFLVTAASVLLYVSCAKNPEFHSDTLINNVVQDPRTGRLYAGAVNALYQLSADLLAEARVETGPRRDNRQCTPPVTDTCEDAVETDNHNKLLLVHGAEDRLVVCGSVFRGICSLRNLSNVEHVIYFSDNKGEKSYVVSTEESVSVVGVMSYFTKERDNFTVFLVAKGYGSHDSTKLISTRILRDYGEWNIFENIIDASAVQANSFVLRYLHNFRFAFKDGPFVYFLFSRTLGVQDTKNFTFISRMCQDDQSYYSYTELQLNCSADNHFNKVQAAYVTTPGEVLAQNLTRSGKYGHILASDKVLFVTFTSDEDPSISAMCMYPLRAINTRLLEIISACYSDGGLIHDSPAVYSPYSTKSGGLCSSNNQHNRGAKFKCGAEFLPSPLAGKADVALVAEPSLIRKGVMTAVAVSVEMGHAVAFLGTANGEVLKLHLSAHPELYGRASNEVTGDKVNKDLLLDSQLQHLYIASGKKMSKVPVQSCHLKTDCQSCMSLKDPYCGWCVLEGRCTRQQECGRSSVENTWLWSPNQQCVEIRAFDPPSLSCHKTQQVDISVPALPRLRQSDGLRCLFNGSLSGGVVMGSPAVVICSLPDPADIPPTPEHQDYVSIPVQIVVNDKIVVTSGRYRFYNCSATVRKNPNTPCISCVTSEWGCQWNAREHRCSDTDGAADAGHIIKPQQPERCPQFESPEPLLIPVGFEVPISFRGSNLDIYSGRKFVMGTELMKETEEEVMQEPGSNFRFRGYEFSYSERQEVNVSFHVIERDTKRKIDSTLTVTVYNCSVSRADCSLCKHADAKYHCVWCAASRACVYRHLCPAPPPALCPAPQITDIVPRFGPLNGSISVTIRGSNMGIKQADVKRISVAGVECRHLQDKYSVSTSVVCEIGPAKRPPPSDLPVESSNSGVVEVEVDGGRTGRSQVLFTYRDPKPDAVHPAKGPAAGGTVITIGGRDLDTASQDDVTVSVGGVPCRVLSFGDIITCKTGKYRGPKVPSDPLAVKVNYGRNTSKEVAAAFQYADNPKIADYSPKSSFVCGGRRIVVRGSGFHLIQRATLKVAPVADDFSQDTATVEFAQESLSKNDSVLEFLSPAVIWSDSRSLRAVLLLDNAEEELKAFSYHPDPTFNELPKTVLTETSVIIVTGRGFAKAMTALEAQAFVGDAFCNVSILQDDKLILDAPSSQPRARSKRQRRDAANDPLELVVKFGHGEWVVGSVYYPWKDDIPLAIIIPAVVVPMLLFIAVSVYCYRRKSQQAEREYEKVKHQLENLEESVRDRCKKEFTDLMMEMEDQTSELSEARIPFLDYKTYTDRNLFLPSKDGAASVLAGRVRFPESRRAIVTQALNQFSNLLNSKPFLINFIHTLESQPDFNARARGDFASLLTVALHGKLVYYTDITRTLLLELIDEHVNNKNPKLMLRRSETVVERMLCNWMSVCLYQFLRDSAGEPLYKLLKALKHQVEKGPVDAKVKKAKYTLNDTGLLGDDVEYSVLTLQVLVHGEGPDVTPVKVLNCDTISQVKEKIIDQVYRNLPYSQRPKVESVALEWRPGSTGQILSDLDLTSQKEGRWKRLNTLAHYNVRDNATLVLSKVLHTQSFHQHPDNFEERNALLEDDNTFHLVRAADELDEVKSKRGSMKDKSMTKAITEIYLTRLLSVKGTLQQFVDDFFRSVLCSSAAVPPPVKYFFDFLDEQALRHDNVDEETLHIWKTNSLPLRFWVNILRNPHFVFDVHVNEVVDASLHVIAQTFMDACTKTEHKLSRESPSNKLLYAKEISTYKKMVDDYYKGIQQMVPVSDQDMNTYLAEVSRQHTDELNTQLALHQLYQYASKYYDAIIRSLDEDPAAQNRQLTLRLQQIAAALENKVTDL